In Thermotoga sp. Ku-13t, one genomic interval encodes:
- a CDS encoding metallophosphoesterase produces the protein MKRFVLVLILLFGICLFSQTTTKTLFEDGWKIFGKESFIEKPSLPLTMIVYGDSRWGNQTHRRLVELMDEYKPSVVVHLGDMVNSGDNQKEWEIFFEITLPLRSYAFFQPVKGNHEKPDVYYNQHFGLYNYWARVEDYVFIFLDPDTGVKRCESFIRSIDLSGKIPIVFLHYPIFSGGPHGKTQTVKNLQVLHNVFRELNVPLIFSAHDHNYQRIVKDTVTYIVTGGGGAPLYRVEPIEGLLVGAVVHHFVKVDLHRDRIECEVISVNGEIIDSFTISVRSSF, from the coding sequence ATGAAACGTTTTGTACTTGTACTGATTCTTCTCTTTGGAATCTGTCTCTTCTCACAGACAACAACGAAGACACTGTTCGAGGACGGGTGGAAAATCTTTGGAAAAGAGAGCTTCATCGAAAAGCCTTCTCTCCCGCTCACGATGATCGTGTACGGCGATTCACGCTGGGGCAACCAAACCCACAGAAGACTCGTTGAACTCATGGATGAGTACAAACCCTCCGTGGTGGTTCATCTGGGCGACATGGTGAACAGTGGGGACAATCAAAAAGAGTGGGAGATCTTTTTTGAGATCACATTGCCTCTGAGAAGTTACGCTTTCTTCCAGCCCGTGAAAGGAAATCATGAAAAGCCTGATGTTTACTACAACCAGCACTTCGGACTTTACAACTACTGGGCGAGGGTGGAAGATTACGTTTTCATCTTCCTCGATCCAGACACCGGAGTTAAAAGGTGCGAAAGTTTCATCAGGTCGATAGATCTGTCCGGCAAAATCCCGATCGTTTTTTTGCATTATCCCATCTTCAGCGGTGGACCGCATGGAAAGACGCAGACCGTGAAGAACTTACAAGTTCTGCACAATGTTTTTCGAGAGTTGAACGTACCGCTCATCTTCAGCGCGCACGATCACAATTATCAGAGGATTGTGAAAGACACAGTAACGTACATCGTCACCGGTGGAGGGGGCGCACCACTTTACAGGGTGGAACCGATCGAAGGACTTCTGGTCGGAGCCGTTGTCCATCACTTCGTGAAGGTGGACCTCCACAGAGATAGGATCGAATGCGAAGTTATCTCTGTAAATGGTGAGATCATCGATTCTTTCACTATCTCTGTCCGTAGTTCTTTCTGA
- a CDS encoding ABC transporter substrate-binding protein, whose translation MARRAVVVLLSVLSLLSFAAIKIGFFAPLTGPAAADGASALHGAQLAVEYINSRGGVLGQPVELVWYDDNFKADQAVNIAYKLVQQDKVAVVVSGSYSGMTRAAAGIYQQLKVPMISAYAVHPEIVATGEYIFRVGTLATVQGRAGAHLAVKKLGAKKIAILTIDNDFGVSLTACFKEEAARLGAEIVFEQKYPLGETDFRPLLTRIKAVKPDAIYATGYFSEAARLVTQARQMGIFVPIIGQEGYDSPQFAKLAEAGAANGVVITTDLNRDSEKPIVKWFIEEYAKRYNLDADMVGASAFDAVMVAAKAIQIAGTYDPAKIRDALASIKAGDVELEDFVTGFRGFTEKRESLRTITCQIYLGNRFHWFWEIKDPAIVTP comes from the coding sequence GTGGCAAGAAGAGCTGTAGTGGTTTTACTCAGCGTGTTGTCGCTACTGAGCTTTGCTGCTATCAAGATCGGTTTCTTCGCTCCGCTCACTGGTCCGGCAGCAGCAGATGGGGCAAGCGCGTTGCACGGAGCACAGCTCGCTGTTGAGTACATCAACTCGCGTGGAGGAGTACTGGGTCAACCGGTGGAACTGGTGTGGTACGATGACAACTTCAAAGCCGATCAGGCAGTAAACATCGCTTACAAGCTCGTTCAGCAAGACAAAGTCGCGGTGGTTGTGAGTGGTTCTTACAGCGGTATGACAAGGGCAGCGGCGGGAATATATCAGCAACTTAAGGTTCCCATGATCTCTGCTTACGCTGTGCACCCCGAAATCGTTGCAACAGGTGAATACATCTTCAGGGTCGGGACACTCGCCACCGTGCAGGGAAGAGCGGGGGCACATCTGGCTGTTAAAAAGCTCGGAGCGAAGAAAATCGCCATACTGACGATTGACAACGATTTTGGAGTTTCACTCACTGCTTGTTTCAAGGAAGAAGCGGCCAGGCTGGGTGCAGAAATAGTCTTTGAGCAGAAATATCCCCTCGGTGAAACGGATTTCAGACCCCTTTTGACACGCATCAAAGCCGTGAAGCCCGACGCTATTTACGCGACTGGTTATTTCTCCGAAGCTGCGAGATTGGTTACACAAGCGAGACAGATGGGCATCTTCGTTCCTATCATCGGTCAGGAAGGTTACGATTCACCACAGTTCGCGAAACTCGCTGAAGCGGGTGCGGCAAACGGGGTGGTCATAACTACTGACCTGAACAGAGACAGCGAAAAACCGATTGTGAAGTGGTTCATTGAGGAATACGCGAAGAGATACAACCTCGATGCGGACATGGTTGGGGCTTCCGCGTTCGATGCCGTGATGGTTGCAGCGAAAGCCATCCAGATCGCCGGTACTTACGATCCAGCGAAAATAAGAGATGCCCTCGCGAGCATTAAAGCGGGAGATGTGGAGCTCGAAGATTTCGTGACGGGCTTCAGGGGATTCACGGAAAAGAGAGAATCGCTCAGGACAATAACGTGTCAGATCTATCTTGGAAACAGGTTCCACTGGTTCTGGGAGATCAAAGATCCCGCGATTGTAACTCCGTGA
- a CDS encoding class II aldolase/adducin family protein, protein MSGEARKLLVEYGKKLFESNMVGGTAGNLSVRVDEKLFAITPSGMPYHELEPEDIPILDMEGQVVEGKRKPSIEFRLHMEIYRNFSDVHAVVHAHPIYCSVLSILRLPLPALNETMLLYTVHVPVSEYANSGTEQLAKNVVEAMKKSKAVIMANHGLVCAAESLKKAFDMCETIERTAKVYVLALSTGRTIYTIDEQSALEAMEFLRKNYGQR, encoded by the coding sequence GTGTCCGGGGAAGCGAGGAAACTGCTGGTTGAGTATGGAAAAAAGCTGTTTGAATCGAACATGGTGGGTGGCACAGCGGGTAACTTGAGCGTCAGGGTTGACGAGAAACTTTTCGCGATCACGCCCAGCGGGATGCCGTACCATGAACTTGAACCCGAAGATATACCCATCCTCGATATGGAGGGTCAGGTGGTTGAAGGGAAAAGGAAACCGTCCATCGAGTTTAGACTGCATATGGAGATCTACAGGAACTTTTCCGACGTTCATGCCGTTGTACACGCTCATCCGATTTACTGCAGTGTTCTTTCGATTCTGAGACTTCCTTTGCCCGCTTTGAACGAAACAATGTTGCTGTACACTGTGCACGTTCCTGTGAGCGAGTACGCAAACTCTGGAACGGAACAACTTGCGAAGAACGTTGTTGAAGCAATGAAAAAAAGTAAAGCTGTCATAATGGCGAACCACGGTCTGGTGTGCGCAGCAGAAAGCCTGAAAAAAGCTTTCGACATGTGCGAAACCATAGAGAGAACTGCCAAGGTTTATGTGCTCGCTCTGTCAACCGGCAGGACGATCTATACAATAGACGAACAAAGCGCACTCGAAGCGATGGAGTTTCTCAGAAAGAACTACGGACAGAGATAG
- a CDS encoding branched-chain amino acid ABC transporter permease translates to MSLDYFLTVSVFTMINMILALSLNVLIGYAGQVSLGHAAFFGIGAYASAVLTVKFGMNYWLALLLSVLISGLVGLLLGLPALRVKEDFLVLATIGINFVVVSIFNYVKFFGGPYGILGLPRPSLFNHAFSTREYAIYVLVWTVLVILFVRYLSKTFVKLGFDSLREDEDAAESIGVSSPRYKMYAFTIAGLLAGLAGNLWAHYMTVVFPDNFVFPVSIGILTMVVVGGVGTLFGPLVGAVIVTALPEILRFARDYRMLIYGLIIVFTMFFMPKGIVGSIKERIYGAALSEERIEKIRRVAGG, encoded by the coding sequence ATGAGCTTAGATTACTTTCTGACCGTATCCGTTTTCACAATGATAAACATGATACTCGCACTCAGTTTGAACGTACTGATAGGTTATGCGGGCCAGGTTTCACTCGGGCATGCTGCGTTTTTCGGTATAGGCGCTTACGCTTCGGCGGTTCTCACGGTGAAGTTCGGCATGAACTACTGGCTGGCACTTTTACTCTCTGTTCTCATAAGTGGCCTGGTTGGATTACTTTTGGGACTTCCTGCGTTGAGGGTGAAGGAAGATTTCCTGGTCCTAGCGACGATCGGTATCAACTTCGTGGTCGTGTCGATCTTCAACTACGTCAAGTTCTTCGGTGGACCGTATGGTATTCTTGGATTGCCAAGACCCAGCCTGTTCAACCACGCTTTCAGCACGAGAGAGTACGCGATCTACGTGCTCGTGTGGACTGTTCTGGTCATACTTTTTGTGAGATACCTTTCGAAAACTTTTGTGAAACTTGGGTTCGATTCGTTAAGAGAAGACGAGGATGCAGCGGAGTCAATTGGAGTGAGTTCACCGAGGTACAAGATGTACGCCTTCACGATAGCAGGGCTTTTGGCCGGGCTTGCGGGTAATCTCTGGGCGCACTACATGACCGTCGTGTTTCCTGACAACTTTGTTTTTCCAGTGTCCATAGGCATACTGACCATGGTTGTTGTCGGTGGTGTTGGAACGCTCTTCGGACCGCTGGTAGGAGCGGTTATCGTGACGGCTCTGCCTGAAATATTAAGGTTCGCAAGGGATTACAGGATGCTGATCTACGGTTTGATCATAGTGTTCACGATGTTCTTCATGCCCAAGGGGATTGTTGGAAGCATAAAGGAGCGGATCTACGGTGCTGCTCTCAGTGAGGAACGTATCGAAAAGATTCGGCGGGTTGCAGGCGGTTAA
- a CDS encoding GGDEF domain-containing protein encodes MLFSLSLSDLVFRLVISYVIYSYQHVMMKIGISLITFSGLVNFLDSYLMVPQSKLIGTVSSLSGCAIMALSLLWLFRDFITEELHRLIYTDYLTGALNRQAFVRLANKKLRSLKDGKTACLIYLDLDNFKKINDLYGHPFGDKLLQAAVRRIKTSIRSGDLLGRIGGDEFRRIASTC; translated from the coding sequence TTGTTGTTCTCTCTCAGCCTTTCGGATCTCGTTTTCAGACTCGTGATAAGCTACGTGATCTATTCTTACCAGCATGTGATGATGAAGATAGGAATTTCCCTGATCACGTTTTCAGGTCTGGTGAACTTTCTGGATAGTTATTTGATGGTTCCACAGTCCAAACTGATCGGTACCGTCTCGAGCCTTTCAGGCTGTGCCATCATGGCTTTGAGCCTTCTGTGGTTGTTCAGAGATTTCATCACCGAAGAGCTTCACAGGTTGATATACACGGATTATTTGACGGGAGCCCTCAACCGACAGGCGTTCGTTCGGCTCGCCAATAAAAAATTGCGCTCGCTGAAAGATGGCAAAACAGCCTGTCTCATATATCTGGACCTTGACAATTTCAAAAAGATCAACGATCTTTACGGGCATCCCTTTGGCGATAAGTTGTTGCAGGCTGCCGTCAGGAGGATCAAAACTTCTATAAGATCTGGAGATCTGCTGGGTAGAATTGGAGGAGACGAATTTCGTCGTATTGCTTCCACATGCTGA
- a CDS encoding branched-chain amino acid ABC transporter permease: MLQNIVNALVLGSSYVMIAVGLTLVYGILKILHIAHAGIYAFGALFAVYLYELGFPFILAILLSLVVSSFLGVFVYRGFYKHVLNRGRIVPLVMSVGLFAAMEDLYRLVWGPYKRPFDVYLNLPDIMTPSLYLSSRGVLMLIVTVIVVFVLYLLLMKTKLGKSLRACSNDLHLAGAFGVNTDRTIAYGFLIGSCLAALGGILVGLYDNTVYPTMGSVPSYKAFVVVVLGGFGSIRGAVIASYILALVETFVVYKLGYLLPRDAIAFLTMIVLLMFKPEGLFGKVQR; this comes from the coding sequence GTGCTGCAAAACATCGTGAACGCTTTGGTGCTCGGTAGTAGTTATGTGATGATTGCCGTTGGATTGACACTCGTGTATGGAATTTTGAAAATACTCCACATAGCTCATGCAGGAATCTATGCGTTTGGTGCTCTCTTCGCGGTTTATCTTTATGAACTGGGTTTTCCTTTTATTTTAGCCATCCTACTTTCTTTAGTCGTGTCTTCTTTTCTTGGTGTGTTCGTTTATAGGGGTTTCTACAAACACGTGCTGAACAGGGGTCGAATCGTACCGCTCGTGATGAGCGTTGGTCTGTTCGCGGCGATGGAGGATCTGTACAGACTTGTCTGGGGACCTTACAAGCGCCCGTTTGACGTTTATTTGAACCTGCCGGACATTATGACACCGAGCCTGTATCTCAGTTCAAGAGGGGTTCTGATGTTGATAGTCACGGTTATCGTTGTATTCGTCCTGTATCTCCTGCTCATGAAGACGAAACTTGGAAAATCGCTGAGGGCATGTTCGAACGACCTTCATCTCGCGGGTGCTTTCGGTGTGAACACGGACAGAACGATCGCCTACGGTTTCCTGATCGGTTCCTGCCTAGCTGCGCTCGGTGGGATCCTCGTTGGCCTCTACGACAACACGGTTTACCCCACGATGGGTAGTGTTCCTTCCTACAAAGCGTTCGTAGTTGTGGTGCTCGGGGGTTTTGGGAGTATCAGAGGTGCCGTCATCGCGAGCTACATACTGGCTCTTGTGGAGACGTTCGTAGTGTACAAACTGGGTTATCTTTTACCCAGGGATGCCATCGCGTTCCTCACTATGATCGTGCTCTTGATGTTCAAACCTGAAGGCTTGTTTGGGAAGGTGCAGAGATGA
- a CDS encoding ABC transporter ATP-binding protein, with product MLLSVRNVSKRFGGLQAVKDVSFDVEVGEVRAIIGPNGAGKTTLFNMINGFLKPDSGVVIFNGKNIVGLRPSEIARMGLARTFQIVKPFSNLSVLENVLAGLGLEFYPKLAAFHCSPFERKHVRKAWEILEMLGIEKYASVAAGTLPLGLQRKVEIARALALKPKLLLLDEAVSGLNDAETEEMTGVVKKINQFGVTILFIEHDMRFTVKVAHRITVLDYGVKIAEGSPEQVMRDPKVIEAYLGSEEVA from the coding sequence GTGCTGCTCTCAGTGAGGAACGTATCGAAAAGATTCGGCGGGTTGCAGGCGGTTAAGGACGTTTCCTTCGATGTCGAAGTGGGTGAGGTCAGGGCCATCATAGGCCCAAACGGTGCAGGAAAGACAACCCTCTTCAACATGATAAATGGATTTTTGAAGCCAGATTCCGGCGTGGTGATCTTCAACGGTAAGAACATAGTCGGGCTGAGACCGAGCGAGATCGCAAGGATGGGACTCGCAAGAACGTTTCAGATCGTGAAGCCTTTCTCCAATCTGAGTGTTCTCGAAAATGTCCTGGCGGGTCTGGGTCTGGAATTCTATCCCAAGTTAGCGGCTTTTCATTGTTCACCTTTCGAGAGAAAGCATGTCAGAAAGGCCTGGGAAATTCTGGAGATGCTTGGCATAGAAAAATATGCCAGTGTGGCTGCGGGTACTTTACCGCTGGGACTGCAGAGGAAAGTGGAGATTGCGAGGGCTCTGGCTTTGAAACCGAAGTTACTCCTGCTGGATGAGGCGGTCTCTGGCTTGAACGATGCCGAGACGGAAGAGATGACAGGCGTGGTTAAAAAAATAAACCAGTTCGGCGTGACGATACTCTTCATCGAGCACGATATGAGATTCACTGTGAAGGTTGCGCACAGGATAACCGTTCTTGATTACGGTGTCAAGATCGCGGAAGGTAGTCCCGAGCAGGTCATGAGAGATCCAAAGGTCATCGAAGCGTACCTGGGGAGTGAGGAAGTTGCTTAG
- the proC gene encoding pyrroline-5-carboxylate reductase, which yields MLRVGVVGVGNIGGIIANRLIESKLFQPKDVFLSNRSSEKLKSFIERGYSIAGTRGISKLCDIIFLCVKPQDSERMFEELGPTEDRILISTMTAVSIDRIERKTHAKRIVRIMPNVPAMIGEGLVGACRSSHVDDKTWQTCLRILSCLGTVVEVKEEQMEAVTALSGSAPAFLFVIVEALIDAGIRMGLSYEKSRLMVLETMAGSAKLLLKLENHPGEFRHVVTSPAGTTIEGIYRMEREGVRGALMKTIHETYLRALQLKKELNDQLGG from the coding sequence ATGTTGAGGGTGGGTGTCGTGGGAGTTGGAAACATCGGTGGAATCATCGCAAACAGGCTGATCGAATCGAAGCTTTTTCAACCAAAGGATGTGTTTCTGAGCAACAGATCGAGTGAAAAACTCAAATCTTTCATTGAAAGAGGTTATTCCATAGCGGGTACGAGAGGAATCTCCAAACTGTGTGACATCATTTTCCTATGCGTCAAACCTCAGGACAGCGAACGGATGTTCGAAGAGCTCGGTCCAACGGAAGACAGGATCTTGATCAGCACGATGACCGCGGTGAGCATCGACAGGATCGAGAGAAAGACACACGCGAAGAGGATCGTCAGAATCATGCCCAACGTTCCTGCGATGATTGGAGAAGGTCTGGTTGGTGCGTGCAGATCTTCGCACGTCGACGATAAAACATGGCAGACATGCCTGAGAATCCTCTCATGTCTGGGAACCGTAGTCGAGGTGAAAGAAGAGCAAATGGAGGCAGTGACGGCGCTCAGCGGAAGCGCACCTGCGTTCCTTTTTGTCATCGTTGAGGCGCTGATAGATGCAGGCATAAGGATGGGGCTCTCGTACGAGAAATCGCGCTTGATGGTTTTAGAAACGATGGCTGGTTCTGCGAAGTTGCTCTTGAAGCTCGAGAACCACCCAGGCGAGTTCAGGCACGTGGTCACGTCTCCTGCGGGCACGACAATCGAAGGCATTTACAGAATGGAAAGAGAAGGTGTCAGGGGTGCTCTCATGAAAACGATCCACGAAACTTACTTGAGGGCGTTACAATTGAAGAAGGAACTCAACGATCAACTCGGGGGGTGA
- a CDS encoding diguanylate cyclase: MIRINEKFSQPFSIDEIRIELSVSSGIAVYPTNGQNLQDLIEVSDKAMYETKMAKRGETRVRGSEETAG, from the coding sequence TTGATAAGGATCAACGAAAAGTTCAGTCAACCGTTCAGCATCGACGAAATCAGGATCGAATTGAGTGTGAGTTCCGGAATAGCTGTTTATCCAACGAACGGCCAAAATCTCCAGGATCTGATTGAAGTTTCTGACAAGGCGATGTATGAAACAAAGATGGCAAAGCGAGGTGAAACGCGTGTCCGGGGAAGCGAGGAAACTGCTGGTTGA